In Paenibacillus dendritiformis, the DNA window CACACGGCAGTGTCCCGATCTCACCTGCATCGGGTATTCCAGAGACAGTTGGGGTACAGTGCCTCTTCCTATTTGCGGGAGCGGCGTCTCGCCCGGGCCGCAGCCGATCTGCTCCGGACGAACAAACGGATTCTGGATATCGCGCTGGAATACCGCTTCGCCGGGCAGGACTCCTTCACGCGCGCGTTCAAGCGCGCCTACGGCATGACGCCGCACCAATACCGGAGCGGCTTCCGGATATTTCATCGAACGGAGGAGGGATCGATGGTGAGTGATGCATTTCATGACGATGCGCAGCCGTCTAACCCGTTGCGGGCTCCGCAGACTGCGCCCCGAGGGTGGATGATTACCGGGCTCTACCCGCATGAATACAAGGCAGGCATCGATCGGGTTCAGGTGCACCGGGGCAAGGCTTCAGGCACGCTGCGTGGAGATGCTTCGGCCAAGCCGGACGGCTTCGGGACGCTGATGCAGATGTTCGATGCAGGACAATATCGAGGACGAAGAATCCGGCTTAATGGTTTTTTGAAATCGGAGCGGGTTATCCAGCATGCAGGGATGTGGGTGCGCGTGGACGGGCCGGACGAGAAGGTGCTTGCCTTCGACAACATGACCACCCGTCCGATACAGGGAACGACCGAATGGGCGTTGTACACGATCGTGCTGGACGTGCCCGAGCAGGCGGAGGCGATTGCCTTCGGGGCGTTGCTGTGCGGACCGGGACAGATCTGGATAGACGGATTGCGCTTCGAGGAGGTCGACGAGACCGTCCCGGTTACCGATATGCTGCCGGAGCTCGGTCAATCCCTGCCTGCCGGCCCGGTCAATCTCGACTTCGAGGCGGATATCCCGGCCCCGGGCAGGAGTGACATCTAATAATGGCAGAAAAACTGTTCGGCTTCGGCTTCGGATATCTGATCCGGCTTCTTCGGGGCGACCTCTCGCCCGCATTGCTTGTTGCCGCCGGATCGATGCTGGTGCTGGCCGCCGCTGTAGAGGTGTGGGGGAAGCGGCGCTATCAAGCCTGGATACAGGCGGAACGGGGCAGCCATTCGATATACCGGAGGAAGCTCTCCGGCCTTGCCGCCGATAGCCTGCTGTCCATGGCGGGAGCGCTCGTCGTGTGGGGCGTCATCTATGGAATGCTTGTCCTGGCAAAGGGAGCATTTCCGGCATGGGGCTGGCCGGAGCAGACGGTTGTGAGTCCGGCTCTGGCATGGCTGAGCCTGCTTGTCGCATACAGCATCATTATAGGCTTCGGTTGTCTCCATCTGCTGTTCATCGGCCGCAGATTGAGCTTCAGTCCGTTCTGGATCGGATTCGGGACTGCGTGGATGGTGCTGGTCGCCTGCGCCTTCCTTGGCATGTATCCGCTGGACAATACGCATATAGGCGCATATGCGCTGTGCGGCTTCATAAGCGCCGCCGCCACGCTGCTGTTATGGGGCTTAAGAGAAGCCGAAGCCAAGATGGAGAAGGAAGCGGCGGAGGACCGTGAAGCTGTAAAGAATTGACTTCGGTTGCACTTTCGGCACAGATCGTCTATACTAAGTTATGCCGTGCTAGACGGGGAGGTAGCGGTGCCCTGTAACTCGCAATCCGCTATAGCGAGGTTGAATTCCTGTTAGAGGTCTTGTTGATGTGAGGCTTGGTATTCGTCTTTGGTGTTGACGGCTGGGTCCTTCGCAATGAATACCTATGAATCTGGTCAGGTCCGGAAGGAAGCAGCCATAAGTAGGGTTTTTCATGTGCCGGAGGGAAGCCTGGCCTGAGCTGTAAGGCGAAGGTGCCGCTCGGATCACAATATCAATAACAGGTGCACGGTTCCCATATCGAATGTCCAACACCGAGAGAATCGGTGTTTTTTGTTCCCCATTTATGAGGATATGCTCAAATATTAAAGTAACGAGGCAGGATTTTTTTTGCGTGTACGGAATACTATACATATCTCCCAGCATCAAGAGGGAGCGGTAGAGATGGGCGCAATATTACGATGAGGTGAGCCTATGACGGAATTGAATCGGCCTCTTGGTTCTCAGCAAGCGTGTACCCTCTCCTCTGCCGGATCGACAGAGGGCCAGGATCAGGAGCGAGGAAAGCTGAATTTGCTGCAGCAGTTTGCGGGTGCTTTTTTGCGGGACGTCAACCTGGGCATCCTGCTGCTCGATGTCCAGTTCCGCCTGGTGGATATTAGCGACATGGCATGCCGGATTCTCGGATGGACCAAGTCCGAAGTGCTGCATCGCCGGGTCAATGATCTGTTCGGAGAGATGCCGACGGAGTACCATCTTGTGCAGCGGTCGCTTCTCGAAGGCGTGGTCACCCATAACCATGCCGTCTCCTGGATCAACGGTTCGGATCGCTATGAGCTGCTGATGGACTCGAATGTGCTGCGGGATGAGCAGGATCGGATTGTTGGCGCATACGTGCTGCTCAAGGATGTGTCCAATCTGCGGTCGCTCGAAGAGCAGGTACAGCGGAGCGACAGACTGGCCATGATCGGCCAGATCGCGGCTGGAACGGCTCATGAGATACGGAATCCGTTAACCTCGATCAAGGGCTTCCTGCAGATGTTCAAAAAAAAGCTCGATGAGCATGGCATGATCAAGGAAGTGCATTACACCGATATTATGCTGACCGAGATTAACCGGATCAACGAATTGGTCGGCGAGTTTTTGCTGCTGAGCAAGCCGAAGCATCTGACGATAGAGCGGGTGAATCTCCACCAGGTGCTGGGCGAGATTTTGCCTATCATTCAGAATGAGGCGGTTCTTCATGCGGTTCAGGTGAACTATAAGGCGGACGAGCCGCTGCCCCTGGTCATCGGCGACCGCGAGCTGCTCAAGCAGGTCTTCATTAATATTGCCAAAAACGGAATCGAAGCGATGAGCGAAGGCGGCGTGTTGAACGTGACGGCAAGACGGGATGACGAGAGCAAGCGGGTTCTGATCGACATTCAGGATTCGGGTCCGGGCATCCCTTGCTACATTATCGATAAAATTTTCGATCCGTTCTTCACGACCAAGGCGAACGGCACAGGCCTAGGATTGTCGGTCTGCCAGCGGATTATTCACGATTTGGGCGGTTCCATACGGGTATCGACCAAAGGCTACGGCACGACTTTCACCCTTTATTTTCCGTTCCCGGCCCCATAAATCGCCGTCCTTTCGAACATAATAGGAGTCAAGAACAGCCGTTTTCCTGTTTGCCAAAGAGAGGGAATGGCTGTTTTTTTACAATTTGTGATATAGTATAATAAGAAAAACGCTCTCGAGGTTACAGCATGGGACATATTGCATTGTATCGCGCTTGGCGGCCACAGTCATTCGGTGACATGGTCGGACAACAGCATATTATTCAGACATTGCAAAACTCGCTGCGTGAGCGGCGATTTTCGCATGCCTACCTTTTCAGCGGTCCCCGGGGTACCGGCAAGACCACTGCTGCGAAGATCATGGCCAAAGCGGTCAACTGCGAACAGGGTCCGGGTCCGGAGCCCTGCAATGAATGCGAAGCCTGCCGGCGCATAACCGCCGGCGCGGTCATGGATGTCGTCGAGATCGACGCCGCATCCAACCGGGGCGTGGAAGAAATTCGCGATCTTCGGGAAAAGGTGAAATACGCGCCTTCCGAAGTCCGCCACAAAGTGTATATCATTGACGAGGTTCACATGCTGACGACGGAGGCCTTCAACGCCCTGCTCAAGACGCTGGAGGAGCCTCCCGCTCATGTCATGTTCATCCTGGCCACGACGGAACCTCATCGCTTGCCGGCGACCATCGTCTCCCGGTGCCAGCGGTTTGATTTCCGCAGAGTGACGCTGGAGGAACAGGTATCCCGTCTGGAGCAAGTGTGCAGGGATGAGGGAATTGAGGCAGACCGGGACAGTCTAATCTATATCGCGAAGCTGTCGGATGGCGGCATGCGCGATGCGATTAGCCTCCTGGATCAGGCGGCATCCTTCACCGATGGCCGGCTTGACTACCGGCAAGTGCTGGACATTACCGGGGGCATACCGGAGGAACAGTTCGCGGACATTGCCCGTGCCGTTCAAGCCGGAGATGTGGGATCTGTCCTCGCCACGGTGGAGTCGATGATGCAGGATGGGAAGAGCGCGGACAAATGCATGGAGAGTCTGCTCTACTTTTTCCGCGATCTGTTGATGCTGAAGATGGTGCCGGACGGACAAGGGATGACGGATCGCCTGACGCGTGTGGAAGCGTTCCGGGAGCTGGCCGATGCCTTTGAAGCGGCGAGCTTATTCCGGATTATCGATACCTTGAACCGGTATCAGACGGACATGAAATATGCGGTGCAGCCGCAAACGTTATTCGAGGTAGCCCTGCTGCAGTTAGCGGTGCAGAATCAACCGGGAGCGCTGACAAGCCACCCGGAGGCGGCTGAACGGCAGGCCGATCGTTCCGATGCGGTGGGATCTTCTTCCGTCGTGCAACAATTGCAGCGTCAAGTTGCGTCATTAGAAGCGAAGCTGAATGAATTGGCGAAGGGGAGAATGCCGGACGGGCGTTCAGACGGGGGGCAACCCGAACGTGCCCCGGCCGCTACCAGAGCGCCTGCGCGGGTGTCGCGGATGGCGAAGCAGCCGCCTCATTTCGAACGGTATACCGCCTCGAAGGATTCCTCCGAATCGAACCGCATCCGCTCCAATTGGGGACAGGTGCTGCAGCGAGTGAAGGAAGCCGGCGTCACGATTCACGCTTGGCTTGTCAATGGGGAGCCTGTATCGGCACTGGAAGATCGGGTGCTGGTCGCCTTCAAAAACACGATTCACCGCGATACGACCGAGAAGCCCAACAACAAGCAGGTGATTGAACGCGTCCTGTCCGAAGTGTTCGGCAAGCCATATCAGCTCGATACGATGATGCTGAAGGATTGGGAAGAGGCGGCGGAGCGGTCGGCCGGAGAGAAGGAAGAGCCGGCGTTCCGGCTGGAGCCGGAAGGTTCCGAAGCAGAATCGGCGCAAGAACCTTGGATTGACGAGGCACTCCACATGTTCGGGGAGGACCTCGTTGTCATAAAAGAGTAATTATATTATTCTATGTAAAAAAGGAGAAATTACAGCGATGAACAATATGAATCAAATGATGAAACAGGTCAAGAGAATGCAAGAGCAAATGCTGAAGGCCCAGGAGCAACTGGCTGACAAGAAGACGACGGGGACTTCCGGCGGCGGCGCCGTCACCGTTGAAGTGAACGGCCACAAAAAAGTGCTCAGCATTGTCATCAAGCCTGAAGTCGTTGATCCGGAAGATATCGAAATGCTTCAAGATCTCGTGATTACCGCTGTCAATGACGCGCTGACCAAAGCAGAAGATATGGCGAATGACGATATGGCCAAATTTACAGGCGGCATGAAAATTCCTGGCTTGTTCTAATAAGGCGACATGTTCGGCATATACCATTCGGTATATGCCCTTCTGTTATTGTAGAGGCCGTTCCAAAAGTCCGCATCGAGTTTTTAAAGCCTTCTCGGCGTTGAAAACCGGCCTTTTTTGAACGATTTTCTATAGGAGCGGAGATTTCGGTATTGCGGAGTCTGTCGCGCGGATAGCCGGTTCGCGAGAGCGGCGTCTGCATCCTATGCCATTGAAAAGGAGAGGCAGCCTTGTATTATCCAGAACCGATCGCGAAGTTGATCGAGGCATTTTCCCGCTTGCCGGGCATTGGGCCCAAGACGGCTGCCCGCCTTGCGTTCCACGTCATCCGCATGCCTGAAGATGATGTCATCGACTTCGCCAAAGCGTTGGTCAACGTGAAGCGCAATCTGCAATATTGCTCGGTATGCTGCAATATAACCGATTCGGATCCGTGCAGGATCTGCCAGGACAAGACCCGGGATCCGTCCGTCATCTGCGTCGTGCAGGAGACGAAGGATCTGGTGGCCATGGAACGGACGAAGGAGTTCCAGGGATATTATCATGTGCTGCAGGGCGCAATCTCTCCGATGGAGGGGATTGGGCCGGAGGATATCCGTCTGGCCGAATTGTTGAAGCGGCTAAGCGATGAGCGGGTGAAGGAATTGATCTTGGCGACGAATCCGAATATCGAAGGGGAAGCGACGGCGATGTACATATCCCGTCTGGTGAAGCCCTTCGGTATCCGAGTGACGCGCATTGCCCACGGCTTGCCGGTTGGCGGCGACCTGGAATATGCCGATGAAGTGACGCTGTCCAAGGCATTGGAAGGACGGCGGGAAATTCAGTAAGGTCATGCATTGGACATTGCGGCGCAGTATAACATAGCATGAGCGATCCCGGCCCCTGGCATTCAGCCAGGGGCTTTTTGTCAGCATTTTCGGTTCTAGTCTTGTCCCGATTCCCATAACCATAGTTATACCAAGGAGCGGGGAGGGACGGAACGTGCGATGGCTGACGATCAAGCGTTGGTTCTCCGGGGGCCACAAGCAGGAAGTGGCGGAGGCAATTGCGCATGAGCAGTTAATGGATGACATTAGACAGGCGCTTCGGGAGTGGGAACGCGCCCATTCTCGATTCCAGTATGCGGTGGGCGATGACGAGGTCGACTATGCGATCTTTACGCTGGAAGCGGCCGAGAAGCGTGTGGCCATGCTCATCAAAAAAGCAAAACGGAATGAACTGCATGCACTCAAGCTGGGGAAGGGGTGGACGTAAAGTGAAATGGATGATGATCGGCGTACTCATCGTATCGGCGGCAGCGCTGCTGTTCGTCTTGCTGCGTCAACGGTTGGCCTGGCGGGGAATCATGAACTTCCTCCTTCATGGCACGGCGGCCTTCGTGCTTTTGTATATCGTGAATACGACTGGCATGGCGGTTGACGTATATGTGCCTGTCAACCCGGTTACGTTATCTGCGGTCGGGTTGCTTGGAGTGCCTGGCTTGGCCGCGATTATTTTCTTGAAAATGGTTATGATTTAGTTGTTGACTTGCTATATACGTCTGTGATAAATTATAAAGCGTCGCTTCGAGAGACCGAGGCAAGCATTTGAAAGATGTCGAAAGACATCGAAAAAAATATTTAAAAAAATGCTTGACGAAGAACGTTCGAATGTGATATATTATAAAGGTCGCTGCTGAACGCAACGACAACGTGAGAA includes these proteins:
- a CDS encoding helix-turn-helix transcriptional regulator — encoded protein: MGRREHERWICRAVAYIERHLTDDVNFDDVARHTAVSRSHLHRVFQRQLGYSASSYLRERRLARAAADLLRTNKRILDIALEYRFAGQDSFTRAFKRAYGMTPHQYRSGFRIFHRTEEGSMVSDAFHDDAQPSNPLRAPQTAPRGWMITGLYPHEYKAGIDRVQVHRGKASGTLRGDASAKPDGFGTLMQMFDAGQYRGRRIRLNGFLKSERVIQHAGMWVRVDGPDEKVLAFDNMTTRPIQGTTEWALYTIVLDVPEQAEAIAFGALLCGPGQIWIDGLRFEEVDETVPVTDMLPELGQSLPAGPVNLDFEADIPAPGRSDI
- a CDS encoding ATP-binding protein is translated as MTELNRPLGSQQACTLSSAGSTEGQDQERGKLNLLQQFAGAFLRDVNLGILLLDVQFRLVDISDMACRILGWTKSEVLHRRVNDLFGEMPTEYHLVQRSLLEGVVTHNHAVSWINGSDRYELLMDSNVLRDEQDRIVGAYVLLKDVSNLRSLEEQVQRSDRLAMIGQIAAGTAHEIRNPLTSIKGFLQMFKKKLDEHGMIKEVHYTDIMLTEINRINELVGEFLLLSKPKHLTIERVNLHQVLGEILPIIQNEAVLHAVQVNYKADEPLPLVIGDRELLKQVFINIAKNGIEAMSEGGVLNVTARRDDESKRVLIDIQDSGPGIPCYIIDKIFDPFFTTKANGTGLGLSVCQRIIHDLGGSIRVSTKGYGTTFTLYFPFPAP
- the dnaX gene encoding DNA polymerase III subunit gamma/tau, encoding MGHIALYRAWRPQSFGDMVGQQHIIQTLQNSLRERRFSHAYLFSGPRGTGKTTAAKIMAKAVNCEQGPGPEPCNECEACRRITAGAVMDVVEIDAASNRGVEEIRDLREKVKYAPSEVRHKVYIIDEVHMLTTEAFNALLKTLEEPPAHVMFILATTEPHRLPATIVSRCQRFDFRRVTLEEQVSRLEQVCRDEGIEADRDSLIYIAKLSDGGMRDAISLLDQAASFTDGRLDYRQVLDITGGIPEEQFADIARAVQAGDVGSVLATVESMMQDGKSADKCMESLLYFFRDLLMLKMVPDGQGMTDRLTRVEAFRELADAFEAASLFRIIDTLNRYQTDMKYAVQPQTLFEVALLQLAVQNQPGALTSHPEAAERQADRSDAVGSSSVVQQLQRQVASLEAKLNELAKGRMPDGRSDGGQPERAPAATRAPARVSRMAKQPPHFERYTASKDSSESNRIRSNWGQVLQRVKEAGVTIHAWLVNGEPVSALEDRVLVAFKNTIHRDTTEKPNNKQVIERVLSEVFGKPYQLDTMMLKDWEEAAERSAGEKEEPAFRLEPEGSEAESAQEPWIDEALHMFGEDLVVIKE
- a CDS encoding YbaB/EbfC family nucleoid-associated protein yields the protein MNNMNQMMKQVKRMQEQMLKAQEQLADKKTTGTSGGGAVTVEVNGHKKVLSIVIKPEVVDPEDIEMLQDLVITAVNDALTKAEDMANDDMAKFTGGMKIPGLF
- the recR gene encoding recombination mediator RecR; this translates as MYYPEPIAKLIEAFSRLPGIGPKTAARLAFHVIRMPEDDVIDFAKALVNVKRNLQYCSVCCNITDSDPCRICQDKTRDPSVICVVQETKDLVAMERTKEFQGYYHVLQGAISPMEGIGPEDIRLAELLKRLSDERVKELILATNPNIEGEATAMYISRLVKPFGIRVTRIAHGLPVGGDLEYADEVTLSKALEGRREIQ
- a CDS encoding DUF2508 family protein; amino-acid sequence: MRWLTIKRWFSGGHKQEVAEAIAHEQLMDDIRQALREWERAHSRFQYAVGDDEVDYAIFTLEAAEKRVAMLIKKAKRNELHALKLGKGWT
- a CDS encoding pro-sigmaK processing inhibitor BofA family protein, with the protein product MMIGVLIVSAAALLFVLLRQRLAWRGIMNFLLHGTAAFVLLYIVNTTGMAVDVYVPVNPVTLSAVGLLGVPGLAAIIFLKMVMI